A region from the Equus asinus isolate D_3611 breed Donkey chromosome 3, EquAss-T2T_v2, whole genome shotgun sequence genome encodes:
- the TMEM33 gene encoding transmembrane protein 33, with translation MADTAPNGPQGAGAVQFMMTNKLDTAMWFSRLFTVYCSALFVLPLLGLHEAASFYQRALLANALTSALRLHQRLPHFQLSRAFLAQALLEDSCHYLLYSLIFVNSYPVTMSIFPVLLFSLLHAATYTKKVLDAKGSNSLPLLRSVLDKLSANQQNILKFIACNEIFLMPATVFMLFSGQGSLLQPFIYYRFLTLRYSSRRNPYCRTLFNELRIIVEHIIMKPACPLFVRRLCLQSIAFISRLAPTVA, from the exons ATGGCGGATACGGCCCCTAACGGCCCCCAAGGGGCGGGCGCGGTG caATTCATGATGACCAATAAACTGGACACAGCAATGTGGTTTTCTCGCTTGTTCACAGTTTACTGCTCTGCTTTGTTTGTTCTGCCTCTTCTTGG GTTGCATGAAGCAGCAAGCTTTTACCAACGTGCTTTGCTGGCAAATGCTCTTACCAGTGCTCTGAGGCTGCACCAAAGATTACCGCACTTCCAGTTGAGCAGAGCATTCCTGGCCCAGGCTTTGTTGGAGGACAGCTGCCACTACCTGTTGTATTCACTCATCTTTGTCAATTCCTACCCTGTTACAA TGAGCATTTTCCCAGTCTTGTTGTTCTCTTTGCTTCATGCTGCCACGTATACAAAAAAGGTCCTTGAT GCAAAGGGTTCAAATAGTTTACCTCTGCTGAGATCTGTCTTGGATAAATTAAGTGCTAATCAacagaatattttgaaattcattgCTTGTAACGAAATATTCTTGATGCCTGCTACAGTTTTTATGCTTTTTAG tGGTCAAGGAAGTTTGCTCCAGCCTTTTATATACTATAGATTTCTAACTCTTCGATATTCCTCTCGAAGAAATCCATATTGTCG GACCTTGTTTAATGAACTGAGGATTATTGTTGAACATATAATAATGAAACCTGCTTGCCCACTGTTTGTGAGAAGACTTTGTCTCCAGAGCATTGCCTTTATAAGCAGACTGGCACCAACAGTTGCGTAG